A stretch of DNA from Sugiyamaella lignohabitans strain CBS 10342 chromosome B, complete sequence:
AACTGTCTTCATTTTTGGTACTATATACTACGGAAATGCTTCTCAAGGTGCTGGTCTTATAATCCTGAAAGAAGGACTTTATGTTAATGATTGGAGTGCTTTTGGAACATTTGTGGCAGCACCTGTTGGTGCGTTCATAACTGCTGGTATTGTGCTCTTCCTTAGGTTAGCCGTCCTCTTTATTCATGCCAAGGCTACAAATACCCGTTTCACAGCTCTTGATAAGCCTGATAAAGAGGATCTGGCCGTTGCCGCAGGGGCTGCCGACGTCAGTAGCCTCCCGCCACACGAACAGACTTCTCTTTTAGAGGATATGAAGACTGCTAAAAAGGCTTTAACTAGTGTATTTACCCGTGCCTCATCTGGCACCTCACAATAATGTAGCTTAATATAGAACACCACTCCCTAGTTTTCGAAGTTGAATTTCATTTTGGACACTTCTGGTTCTGCATGAATATACGCTGGAATCTAGCCAATTACTGGACAGAAGCTACAGCCACACCAAAAAATTTACAACATGAAACATATCTCCGTCTTCTCTGCTCGGCCGAATTTTGCAAGACCCATTATGTTTCCCTTCAGGGGTTAGCGTCTATGCAGGTGAAACAACCGTCGATCACTTCCTAGAACgtttatataatataaagCTCACCAAATTGTGTAAACCGCTTGCATTTCGTGGGGTCCGTGCGCAAGACTTGTGTCTTAATGCCAAGCAAGAGCCCTTAAAGAAATGGAAACACTACTGTTGGCAAGACTAGTCTCAGCGCCTCATTTCATTAGCTCTTATATAAGTCATCGTAGCCTTTTTTAAACgtaataattattatctTTGTTAAATTCCATAACAATGTATTTGTCACTTGTAATTTATACATTGATCTTCGGAGTTAGTTTCTCGGTAGCTGCATCCATTGGAAATTTTCCAAACTCGAAAACCCACCTATTTCCCTTGAGAAAAGTTCGATGTAATAGAAGAGGCTTCGACATTGCCTCTGGTCAAGACAGAACCATTTTTAGTGAACACACGGGGTCCGCATACCTCGATAATGATGTCACAATCTACACTATCAATGCTACCTTTGGTACCCCTGGACAGCCCATTACAATCGAGATTGATACTGGATCATCAGACGTTTGGATCACTTCTACAAATAGCTCCTTCTGTGCTGATCCTGATAATTATTGTGACTATGGCCTGTTTAATCCTCagaaatcatcatcaatacAGTACTTAAATAAACCCTTCAACATAACCTATCAAGATCTATCATTTGGTCGTGGGGAATGGATATCAGACTCGATTACATTTGCAGGCTTCACATTAGAAGATTATACTATTGGTCTGGATTATTTCGGTGATAATTCTATGGGATATATGGGCCTGGGGTTCCCTGCTGGCGAGTCAAccaacttcaacaacaagccGTCTTACACATATCCAAATCTGTTAGTCTCTTTGAAAGAAGATGGGTTAATTAATCGGGCCGCTTTCAGTCTTTATTTGGATAGCATAGACGACACTGTCGGATCACTCTTGTTCGGAGGAATTGATAATGCCAAGCTTGATGGTGATCTTTTTACTCTTCCTATTATCCCTAGTGCCTCCAATCCAAGCTCTGGATATGTTGACTATACTATTCAGCTTAATGGCATGACAATGGGTAGTACGCCTCTCATCACTCAAGCTCAATACTGCTTAGTCGATTCTGGTCAAAGCTTTGCTGCCTTCCCACCCAGTGCGTTTTCTGCCGCCGTCGAATTCTTTAACGCAACAAACTCTGACCCCGACTACGCTGGCTATTACACACTTTCATGTGACTTTGACAATTCTGATGAAGTCTTTACCTTCAGCTTCCCTGGTAGCAACAGTTTGAAAGTACCTGCATCAAACTTTTTACTTCCAATTGAAGACGGAACTAACAATTGCTATCTCGGAATTAGAAGCAGTGAGCAGGATAATATCACCGTATTTGGCGACCCCATACTCAGGTCTGCTTATGTTGTGTTCGATCAAGAGGCTTACCAGATCTCATTTGCACAAGCCAAGCTGAATGTTACTGAGAATGAGGTTGTGGAAATACCTGAACTCATCAAACCAGTGACTCCAACTGCCACGCTTTCCCCTGTCACTGGCCCTACCTGTAAAAGATgattgaaaatatttaatCTGAATCTGCATCCAACATCTTTTGCTGGCAAttttatcattattatcgctatatattaatattaatttttttattgctTACATTTCCTGGATATACACAATATCTGGTCGCAAAGCTATAAATCGCTTAAAAAAGTATCTCCACTCCAAAGGGTCACCTTTATATTTGACAAAGTTCACATCAATCACCTGCCCATGAGACTCTAACTTTATCTTACCACCTAATCCCATAGCTTTTCGGTCTACGGCTGTGAACGGGATACTCGGGGTCGAGTTCTTGTACGAAGCAGCCATGGCATCAACTTCCGGTACCTTTGCGTTCAACTGCTGTAGACCAGCTACAATCACAGGGATTAACGTCTCGATAGTCATCTCTGAGTAAAATCTTGTGAACCGACTAACAGGAAGCAAGTCATTGAATTTTGTCGCTCTCTGGGACAAAGACAGCGGAATAACTCCTTTCTTCACCAAGAACTGTAATTGTACAGGATCTTGTGCAATTTGATTATAAATGGCTCGggtatcttcttcatctaaAGCAGaaacctgctgctgagagaaataaatatccgGAGCCTGTGTATTAGCAAGTAGAATGTCCACTGGTTGGGATCCGAAGGCAAGGGCACGACGGCCAACAGCCTCAGTAAGATGTTCATCGCGTTTGCGTTTACGACTGGACGACAAGGGGACGTTCTCCTTGTTCTCCGACCGATTATTAACGTCAAGATCAATATGAAGATTCTTAAGAAGTTCCGTTGCTAGTCCTACTGGGTCACCGCAACTTCCATCTTTACCAACAAACCTATTTGGCTGTGTATACCAGGGATGCCGTCTGATGTCATCAATTGTATACCTTGACTGTGCGTCCAGTTTCATCATTCCTCTTAATAAAGAAAGAGGCGATAGAGGAATTCTTTCCCAGATACCTTTTGTCACACGTCCATTTTCACGCACATATTCGCCAAAATCACTGTCATCTATTAAAGGTTCATTCCAAGGAGTTATACCTGCAAATAACACGAACAGGACCACTCCCATCGACCAGATATCAACCTTGTCCGCATCATATTCTCCATCGATAACTTCAGGAGCAATGTAAGGAGGGCTACCGCAGCAAGTATTACATTTTCGGACAGTTCCATTATCAGGACTACGAAACAAACCTGCTAAGCCAAAATCGCCGATTTTTAAATTGCCATTACCGTCCAGCATGATATTTTCAGGTTTGATATCGCGGTGGGCCACCCCTTTACTGTGTAAAAACCCAACTCCATTGACcaattgttgaaaataGAAATGTGCAACATCTTCTGGTACGCCGACATCGGGTTCAATCTTATCGAATAAATCACCTCCTTCAGCATACTCCATTGCTatccaaaaaaattctTTGTCTTGACCGTGATCAAGAAACGCCAAAACATTAGGGTGGGGACAACAATGCTTATGGAGTGTACATTCTCGAATAGAATCTTTTGTACTTACTCCTTTTGCTTTCGACAACTGTTTATTAATAAACTTAATGGCCAcaattttgtttgatttccGTTTCCTTGCCAGTTTTATTCTATAGGGTTAGAAGCTTACGCCAAATTTTGTTGCCTCTACCAGGGGCCTGAAAGAAAGCAAAATACTTACATGGCGAAAGAGCCTTCACCAATGGTATCCCCATAGTATAATCCTAGGTCGGGTAGCTTTGTAGTAATCCCTCTCATCATAGGTGGTGAATATTGTATGCTGATCTGTTTGGGTCCCCAAACGCGGTCGCGAGATAAACACGCAGAATAAGTGCGACATTTTGGATCTGCATGGTGCAGGTCCTAGCGCTAGATAAGATAACGGAAAGGTAGGATTAGACTAATCATTATATGCTCTACGCTCtagtataaataaatctgCCTTATTCAATGGATTTGAGAACTGAGAGAAAAATCCCCAAATCCTCTGAAATGTTCAATACTTGACTGAGTTTCTCAAGATTGGCAGTAATTGTTTCTGCAATTGGCTCTTCCGACAAATTCTCCAGTTCAAGCTTCAGTGCATGAGTAGAATTTTGAGTCCCAGCCGTACTAATTTTGAACGAAACTCCAGGAATAAGCGAAAGACTGAGTGTGATAATTGGCGCTGACGATATATTACCAATGTTACGATCTAGAGAGGTATTGGTTTCTGTCGAAGATATCTTTTCAGTCGTTAAATTCACTATTGCAGAAATAGTACCGGCCGCTCCCACAAAAGAGGACATATTACCTGCCGAACTTGTAGCATTCTTTTCAATCCCTTCATACTCCATGATAGCATCAGCAAATGAAAGCTGCTCACCGTCTTGATGAGTATTCAAGTTATTTGAATAGTGATGTTGACTAGACTCACTTTTTGCTGCTTTTATGCCATTTTTTGTTACCATATTGAAAGACATCTTGTCGTCCAAACTAGTCCATACCTTTCGTAAAATTAGAAAAGACCTTAGGTGACTCAATATGGACTGAATATCTCGAGGGTGATTTACAGGTATCTCAGCCAGCTGGATGAGTGAGTATGGTAGCAAATTGGCATAGGATATGTCTATCTGTGTCGTCGAGTTGTCgctgttatttattactctCGATGTGCTGCCAACCCTCCTGTTCATGTTATTTAGGATGGCGGAATGGCGGATATTTCCAGTCGAGCTATTTTCAGAGTTGTCGTTCAACTCAGCCCCCAATTGAATGGCCATGGCTTCAGAAACAATCACAGGTGGATCGAGTCGTAAAACTAGTCTACCATTTGTGTCTTTAAGAGGTTCTGGGTCAGCCCATTTCACTCTGTCACCGTCAATGCTGACCCAGTCTTGGGTATACAGCAAAGGGAATGTGTTACTTCCATTAGTTTCATTATTCTGCACTTCTGATTTATCCTTGACGTCGAAGAAAGCCAGCCATTTGGAGGATTTACCTCCTAAAATGTCAATTGTTTCATCATTATTAAATGACCAATATTGAATCCCTAGTCCTAGAAAACCATCTGGGTTTATCACTGGAACTCCATAGTCCAGTAACCTATCAGGGTTTTGAATTTTATGCACTTTTTGGCTTTCATATATCACATGTAGTGCATTTGATATCTCGTCCACCACGCGGAAACAATCTGCTTGTTTACCTGAAAGTTTGTCTAACCGACTTAAGAAAGCCAGAATCTTAGCAAATTTGTCTAATCGGGGTTCCCGTAGTGATTTTAATATGATTTCTTCACTTGAATTGCCTGTCATAAAAGAGACCTTTTCATTAGAAGGTTTAAGCGTGGACGCTAAAGACACAGATACATTGGAAACCCAAGATGCTGGCGAAGATGCAAAGTCAATCTGGCACCCTGGTTAGTCAATCCGGAAAACTTCtgacaacaaaaatagtTTCAAAACTCACATCAATAAGTACAATACTTCCACCGAGAGATACTCTTTTCGCTCCATCAGGAGTAACATCTTCGAATATCTCGAACTTATTCTGACTAGCTAGACGTTTCACGCCCTGTTCCGAGACTCTACCGGGTACTTGCTGAAACTGCTTGACAATTCTACGCAAATTTACAGCATACTCATCCTCTCCAGTAATATAATTTGCAGTTGACGTCGATATTCCATATACCGTCGACTGGCTCATATTGTCTGCCATATACGTTGTACTTTGACTAGATCGTGCCTAGTTTATCTGTATCTCTTGTAACGTAAGGCTGAAAGCGGGAACTCCAGAATCCGCATTAAATGTCACTATTTGATATCCTCATCAAACTTAGATTTTGCCAAAGGTGACAAATTgccaatatcatcaaagtaaaattgaagaaaataTACAAAGCTAGTCTGTCTAAGTACaaagctggtgctggtgcaaCGATTGTAAAGGGACACCTAAAGAAAACCCAGAGCCGCCAAAGAGAGATCCCCTCTTCAGCAAGTATATCAAAAAGGATTACAATTGtatatgtatataataTGCGCATATTAGCCTAGAACTGAAGCTTTTCTCGACATTGCTAGCTAGAAAACTTTTTGAGGCTACTATTGGGTCCCTGCATAAACAACCCTGCAGATCGGCGCACATGGGCTTATCAAAGCATGTAGAAACGTATTGCTCTAAATATCTAGATCCATTAGCAACCCATATATTGAAGGAAATCGTGGGATTATCTTCTAGTTGGCATGCCACCTTATCCCAATCTGCGTAACACCGAATTTTCTGGCTCATGCCCTATGTGAATTATAAATTAACTTCTGGCTAGTACATGTGATTCAA
This window harbors:
- the YPS3 gene encoding Yps3p (Aspartic protease; member of the yapsin family of proteases involved in cell wall growth and maintenance; attached to the plasma membrane via a glycosylphosphatidylinositol (GPI) anchor; GO_component: GO:0031225 - anchored component of membrane [Evidence IEA]; GO_component: GO:0046658 - anchored component of plasma membrane [Evidence IDA,IPI] [PMID 11016834]; GO_component: GO:0016020 - membrane [Evidence IEA]; GO_component: GO:0005886 - plasma membrane [Evidence IEA,IEA]; GO_function: GO:0004190 - aspartic-type endopeptidase activity [Evidence IEA,IEA]; GO_function: GO:0004190 - aspartic-type endopeptidase activity [Evidence IDA,ISS] [PMID 10191273]; GO_function: GO:0016787 - hydrolase activity [Evidence IEA]; GO_function: GO:0008233 - peptidase activity [Evidence IEA]; GO_process: GO:0031505 - fungal-type cell wall organization [Evidence IGI] [PMID 16087741]; GO_process: GO:0006508 - proteolysis [Evidence IEA,IEA]); the protein is MYLSLVIYTLIFGVSFSVAASIGNFPNSKTHLFPLRKVRCNRRGFDIASGQDRTIFSEHTGSAYLDNDVTIYTINATFGTPGQPITIEIDTGSSDVWITSTNSSFCADPDNYCDYGLFNPQKSSSIQYLNKPFNITYQDLSFGRGEWISDSITFAGFTLEDYTIGLDYFGDNSMGYMGLGFPAGESTNFNNKPSYTYPNLLVSLKEDGLINRAAFSLYLDSIDDTVGSLLFGGIDNAKLDGDLFTLPIIPSASNPSSGYVDYTIQLNGMTMGSTPLITQAQYCLVDSGQSFAAFPPSAFSAAVEFFNATNSDPDYAGYYTLSCDFDNSDEVFTFSFPGSNSLKVPASNFLLPIEDGTNNCYLGIRSSEQDNITVFGDPILRSAYVVFDQEAYQISFAQAKLNVTENEVVEIPELIKPVTPTATLSPVTGPTCKR
- the CHK1 gene encoding serine/threonine protein kinase CHK1 yields the protein MEYAEGGDLFDKIEPDVGVPEDVAHFYFQQLVNGVGFLHSKGVAHRDIKPENIMLDGNGNLKIGDFGLAGLFRSPDNGTVRKCNTCCGSPPYIAPEVIDGEYDADKVDIWSMGVVLFVLFAGITPWNEPLIDDSDFGEYVRENGRVTKGIWERIPLSPLSLLRGMMKLDAQSRYTIDDIRRHPWYTQPNRFVGKDGSCGDPVGLATELLKNLHIDLDVNNRSENKENVPLSSSRKRKRDEHLTEAVGRRALAFGSQPVDILLANTQAPDIYFSQQQVSALDEEDTRAIYNQIAQDPVQLQFLVKKGVIPLSLSQRATKFNDLLPVSRFTRFYSEMTIETLIPVIVAGLQQLNAKVPEVDAMAASYKNSTPSIPFTAVDRKAMGLGGKIKLESHGQVIDVNFVKYKGDPLEWRYFFKRFIALRPDIVYIQEM